One genomic window of Staphylococcus hsinchuensis includes the following:
- a CDS encoding PIN/TRAM domain-containing protein, which yields MKTLKIIVILCYFILGASLGVYLIPEIASDFGLRHYTFLKNSYCNALIGIALFFLIFGWFIRKVTFTLKDLERKIMRQSAVEILFATIGLMIGLLISVMISFIFQIIGNHVLNHFVPIIVTIILGYFGFEFGLRKRDEMLLFLPEKMARSMSTNASHAVPKILDTSAIIDGRILDIIECGFIDGVLFIPQGVINELQVIADSKDSVKREKGQRGLDLLNELYDIDYPTQVIHPTSTHSDIDAMLIKLAKQYKAHIITTDFNLNKVCHVQGIRALNVNDLSEAIKPNVHQGDCFTLLLTKIGKEAGQAVGYLDDGTMVVVDHAKKYVGEQVEVEVISLLQSSSGRIIFAKMTQ from the coding sequence ATGAAAACATTAAAAATCATCGTTATACTTTGTTATTTCATATTAGGGGCAAGTTTAGGAGTTTATTTAATCCCTGAAATTGCATCTGACTTTGGTTTACGTCACTACACTTTTTTAAAAAACAGTTATTGTAATGCACTGATAGGGATTGCATTATTCTTTTTAATTTTCGGATGGTTTATAAGAAAAGTGACATTTACTTTAAAAGATTTAGAACGTAAGATAATGCGTCAAAGTGCAGTAGAAATTTTATTTGCAACGATTGGTTTAATGATTGGCTTACTCATTTCAGTAATGATTTCATTCATCTTCCAAATAATAGGCAATCATGTATTAAATCATTTTGTACCCATTATTGTAACGATTATATTAGGTTATTTTGGTTTTGAATTTGGGTTACGTAAACGAGATGAAATGTTGTTATTTTTACCTGAAAAAATGGCGCGTTCTATGTCTACAAATGCGAGCCATGCAGTTCCTAAGATTCTAGATACGAGTGCAATTATTGATGGGCGTATCTTAGATATCATCGAATGTGGTTTCATCGATGGGGTGCTTTTCATTCCTCAAGGAGTGATTAATGAGCTACAAGTAATAGCGGATTCTAAAGATAGTGTGAAGCGAGAAAAGGGTCAGCGTGGTTTAGATTTGCTGAATGAGTTATATGACATTGATTATCCAACACAAGTGATACATCCAACTTCTACGCATAGCGATATTGATGCAATGCTTATCAAACTTGCGAAACAATACAAAGCACATATTATTACTACAGACTTTAATCTTAATAAAGTATGCCACGTGCAAGGGATAAGAGCTTTGAACGTTAACGATTTATCAGAAGCGATTAAACCGAATGTACACCAAGGTGATTGCTTTACTTTATTATTAACTAAAATAGGTAAAGAGGCCGGTCAGGCAGTTGGTTATTTAGATGATGGCACGATGGTTGTCGTAGATCATGCTAAAAAATACGTCGGAGAACAAGTAGAAGTTGAAGTTATTAGTTTATTACAGTCTTCTTCAGGTCGAATTATCTTTGCTAAAATGACGCAATAG
- the gltX gene encoding glutamate--tRNA ligase: MSDRVRVRYAPSPTGYLHIGNARTALFNYLFAKHYDGDFVIRIEDTDSKRNLEDGESSQFENLKWLGIEWDESVDKDKGYGPYRQSERAEIYNPLIQQLLDEDKAYKCYMTEDELEEERQEQIARGEMPRYGGKHAHLTEEERQQFEAEGRKPSIRFRVPQDKTYKFEDMVKGEISFDSDNIGDWVIVKKDGVPTYNFAVAIDDHYMEITDVIRGDDHISNTPKQMMIYETFGWEVPRFAHMSLIVNEERKKLSKRDGQILQFIEQYRDLGYLPEALFNFITLLGWSPEGEDEIYSKEEFIKIFDEKRLSKSPAFFDKQKLAWVNNQYMKQKDTETVFELALPHLIKAELLPAEPSEEDLDWGRKLVALYQKEMSYAGEIVPLSELFFRDDQTLGDDEQEVLNGEQVPELMTHLYSKLEALEPFEAAEIKKEIKAVQKETGIKGKQLFMPIRVAVTGQKHGPELPNTIEVLGKEKVLSRLQQYVK, translated from the coding sequence ATGAGCGATCGTGTAAGAGTTAGATATGCCCCAAGTCCAACTGGATACTTGCATATTGGTAATGCTAGAACTGCATTATTTAACTATTTATTCGCAAAACACTATGATGGAGATTTCGTAATCAGAATTGAAGATACAGACAGTAAACGTAATTTAGAAGATGGTGAATCTTCACAATTTGAAAATTTAAAATGGTTAGGTATCGAATGGGATGAATCTGTAGATAAAGATAAAGGATATGGCCCTTATCGTCAGTCAGAACGTGCAGAAATTTATAATCCATTAATTCAACAATTATTAGACGAAGATAAAGCATATAAATGCTATATGACAGAAGATGAATTAGAAGAGGAACGTCAAGAACAAATCGCACGTGGCGAAATGCCTCGTTATGGTGGAAAGCACGCACATTTAACTGAAGAAGAACGTCAACAATTTGAAGCGGAAGGTCGTAAACCATCAATCCGTTTCCGTGTGCCTCAAGATAAAACTTATAAATTTGAAGATATGGTTAAAGGTGAAATTTCATTCGATTCAGATAATATTGGTGACTGGGTCATTGTTAAAAAAGACGGCGTCCCTACGTATAACTTTGCCGTAGCAATCGATGATCACTATATGGAAATTACCGATGTTATTCGTGGTGATGACCATATTTCAAATACACCAAAACAAATGATGATTTACGAAACATTTGGTTGGGAAGTACCGAGATTTGCTCACATGTCATTAATTGTTAACGAAGAACGTAAAAAGTTAAGTAAACGTGATGGTCAAATCCTTCAATTCATTGAACAATATCGCGATTTAGGTTACTTACCAGAAGCATTATTTAACTTTATTACACTCCTTGGTTGGTCACCAGAAGGCGAAGATGAAATCTATTCTAAAGAAGAATTTATTAAAATATTCGACGAAAAACGTCTTTCTAAATCGCCAGCATTTTTCGATAAACAAAAATTAGCATGGGTTAACAACCAATATATGAAACAAAAAGATACTGAAACAGTATTTGAATTAGCATTACCTCATTTAATTAAAGCTGAGTTGTTACCAGCTGAACCTTCAGAAGAAGACCTAGACTGGGGTCGTAAACTTGTTGCACTTTATCAAAAAGAAATGAGTTATGCTGGAGAAATCGTACCTTTATCTGAATTATTCTTCCGCGACGATCAAACATTAGGAGACGATGAACAAGAAGTATTAAACGGTGAACAAGTGCCAGAATTAATGACACATCTATATAGTAAATTAGAAGCTTTAGAACCATTTGAAGCTGCAGAAATTAAAAAAGAAATCAAAGCAGTACAAAAGGAAACAGGCATTAAAGGTAAGCAATTATTCATGCCAATCCGTGTTGCAGTAACTGGTCAAAAGCATGGTCCAGAATTACCAAATACAATCGAAGTATTAGGTAAAGAAAAAGTGTTGTCACGTTTACAACAATATGTGAAATAA
- the cysE gene encoding serine O-acetyltransferase has protein sequence MFKFLKRIKDDVNMVFEQDPAARTTFEVITSYAGLHAVWSHLIAHELYKKKKFVMARLISQISRFFTGIEIHPGAKIGKRLFIDHGMGVVIGETCNIGDNVTIYQGVTLGGTGKEKGKRHPDIGDNVLIAAGAKILGNIKIDSNVNIGANSVVLKSVPNYSTVVGIPGHIVKQDGKRIGKTFDHRNLPDPIYEQLKHLERQLEKTRNGEIQDDYII, from the coding sequence GTGTTTAAATTTTTAAAAAGAATCAAAGACGATGTGAACATGGTGTTTGAGCAAGACCCGGCGGCACGTACAACATTTGAAGTTATTACTTCATATGCAGGATTACATGCAGTTTGGAGTCATTTAATCGCACATGAGTTATATAAAAAGAAGAAATTTGTGATGGCAAGACTCATTTCACAGATATCTCGTTTCTTTACAGGGATTGAGATACATCCTGGCGCAAAAATAGGTAAACGATTATTTATCGATCACGGCATGGGGGTCGTCATCGGTGAAACTTGTAATATCGGAGACAATGTGACGATTTATCAAGGTGTTACATTAGGTGGTACAGGTAAAGAAAAGGGTAAACGTCATCCTGATATTGGGGATAATGTACTCATTGCAGCAGGGGCGAAAATATTAGGTAATATTAAAATTGATTCAAATGTTAATATCGGAGCTAATTCAGTAGTATTAAAATCAGTTCCCAATTATTCAACTGTTGTCGGAATTCCAGGCCACATTGTGAAACAAGATGGCAAACGTATAGGTAAAACATTTGATCATCGAAACTTACCAGATCCAATTTACGAACAACTCAAACACCTGGAAAGACAATTGGAGAAAACAAGAAACGGAGAGATACAAGATGATTACATTATATAA
- the cysS gene encoding cysteine--tRNA ligase, with the protein MITLYNTLTRQKEPFKPMEQGKVNMYVCGPTVYNYIHIGNARPAINYDVVRRYFEYKGYEVNYVSNFTDVDDKLIKRSKELNESVNTIADRYIKAFYEDVGALNVKKATSNPRVMDHMDEIIKFIKELVDEGYAYESGGDVYFRTRKFDDYGKLSHQSLNDLKVGARIEQGEQKEDALDFTLWKKAKEGEISWDSPFGQGRPGWHIECSVMAYHELGATIDIHAGGTDLQFPHHENEIAQSEAHNHAPFANYWMHNGFINIDNEKMSKSLGNFVLVHDIIKEIDPDVLRFFMISVHYRSPINYNMELVDAAKSGLERVRNSYKAIEEREEIATDIENQEEYIESIDQILQQFETVMDDDFNTANAITAWFDLAKLANKYVLENTTSTRVINRFKEVYQIFSDVLGVPLKGKENDVLLDEQIEALIEEREDARKRKDFERADVIRDELKEQNIILEDTPQGVRFKRG; encoded by the coding sequence ATGATTACATTATATAATACGTTAACACGACAAAAAGAACCATTTAAACCAATGGAACAAGGTAAAGTGAATATGTACGTCTGTGGTCCAACAGTTTACAACTATATTCATATTGGTAATGCTAGGCCAGCTATTAATTATGATGTTGTCCGCAGATATTTTGAATATAAAGGTTATGAAGTGAATTACGTATCAAACTTTACAGACGTTGACGATAAATTGATTAAGCGTTCAAAGGAATTGAACGAATCAGTAAATACGATTGCTGACCGTTATATTAAAGCATTTTACGAAGATGTCGGTGCGCTTAATGTGAAAAAAGCAACATCCAACCCTCGTGTAATGGATCATATGGATGAAATCATTAAATTTATCAAGGAATTAGTCGATGAAGGTTATGCGTATGAAAGCGGTGGTGATGTTTACTTTAGAACGCGTAAATTTGATGATTATGGTAAGTTAAGTCATCAGTCATTAAATGATTTAAAGGTAGGCGCTCGCATCGAGCAAGGTGAACAAAAAGAAGACGCCTTAGACTTTACGCTATGGAAGAAAGCGAAAGAAGGCGAAATTAGTTGGGACAGCCCATTCGGTCAAGGTAGACCCGGTTGGCATATTGAATGTTCGGTAATGGCGTACCATGAACTGGGTGCTACGATCGATATCCATGCAGGTGGAACGGACTTACAATTCCCTCACCATGAAAATGAAATAGCTCAATCAGAAGCACATAACCATGCCCCATTTGCTAACTATTGGATGCACAATGGTTTCATCAACATCGATAATGAGAAAATGAGTAAATCATTAGGCAACTTTGTTTTAGTTCATGACATTATTAAAGAAATAGACCCAGATGTATTACGATTCTTTATGATTAGTGTTCATTATCGCAGTCCTATTAATTATAATATGGAATTGGTAGATGCGGCTAAGAGTGGTTTAGAACGTGTTAGAAATAGTTATAAAGCGATTGAAGAACGTGAAGAAATTGCGACAGATATTGAAAATCAAGAGGAATATATTGAGTCCATCGATCAAATACTTCAGCAATTTGAAACTGTGATGGATGACGACTTTAACACTGCAAATGCAATCACTGCATGGTTCGACTTAGCGAAATTAGCGAATAAATACGTATTAGAAAATACAACATCTACGCGTGTCATTAATCGTTTTAAAGAAGTGTATCAAATCTTCAGCGACGTATTAGGCGTCCCTCTTAAAGGCAAAGAAAATGATGTGTTATTAGATGAGCAGATTGAAGCACTTATCGAAGAACGCGAAGATGCGAGAAAGCGTAAAGACTTTGAACGTGCAGATGTTATTCGTGATGAGTTAAAAGAGCAAAATATTATTCTAGAAGATACACCTCAAGGCGTGAGGTTTAAACGTGGCTAA
- a CDS encoding Mini-ribonuclease 3, with protein MDIKLLNPLTLAYMGDAVLDQHVRAYIVTKLQAKPNRLHQEAKRYVSAKSQAQTLEQLLEAEWFKEHELDIVRRGRNAKSYTKAKNTDIQTYRKSSGLEAVIGFLYLEGQQERLNALLETIVQYVNERK; from the coding sequence ATGGACATTAAACTTCTTAACCCATTGACTTTAGCCTATATGGGAGATGCCGTTTTAGATCAACATGTGAGAGCCTATATTGTTACTAAATTACAAGCGAAACCTAACCGATTACATCAAGAAGCGAAACGTTATGTTTCAGCGAAGAGTCAAGCTCAGACATTAGAACAACTGTTAGAGGCGGAATGGTTTAAAGAACATGAACTTGATATTGTTAGACGTGGCAGAAACGCAAAAAGTTATACGAAAGCTAAGAACACCGACATTCAAACTTATAGAAAGAGTTCAGGGCTTGAAGCGGTTATCGGATTTTTATATTTAGAAGGGCAACAAGAGCGCCTAAATGCTTTATTAGAAACAATCGTTCAATATGTAAATGAAAGGAAGTGA
- the rlmB gene encoding 23S rRNA (guanosine(2251)-2'-O)-methyltransferase RlmB, with product MEDIIIVGRHAVKEAIVTGHTINKILIQDSIKKGQINDILKKAKNENIIVQNVPKSKLDNLSDAPHQGIAAYIAPYDYADFDEFIETQKNKDKLSTVLILDGLEDPHNLGSILRTADASGVDGVIIPKRRSVALTQTVVKASTGAIEHVPVVRVTNLAQTIDTLKDHGYWVAGTEADNATDYRELDAGMPLAIVIGSEGQGMSRLVKDKCDFHIKIPMIGHVNSLNASVAASLMMYEVYRKRNEIGADS from the coding sequence GTGGAAGATATTATAATTGTCGGTCGTCATGCCGTTAAGGAAGCAATTGTCACGGGGCATACAATCAATAAAATTTTAATTCAAGACAGCATTAAAAAAGGCCAGATTAATGACATTTTGAAAAAAGCGAAAAATGAAAATATCATTGTCCAAAACGTACCAAAATCAAAGTTAGATAACTTATCAGATGCACCCCATCAAGGTATTGCAGCTTATATTGCACCTTATGATTACGCTGATTTTGATGAGTTTATCGAAACCCAGAAAAATAAGGATAAATTATCTACAGTATTAATATTAGATGGGTTAGAGGATCCACATAATTTAGGATCTATTTTAAGAACGGCTGACGCATCAGGTGTGGATGGCGTGATTATCCCTAAGAGACGTTCGGTCGCATTAACTCAAACGGTTGTTAAAGCTTCGACAGGTGCGATAGAACATGTACCGGTAGTACGTGTAACGAATTTGGCTCAAACGATAGACACTTTAAAAGACCACGGGTACTGGGTCGCTGGTACAGAAGCGGATAATGCTACTGATTATAGAGAGCTTGATGCAGGTATGCCACTTGCGATTGTCATTGGCAGTGAGGGCCAAGGAATGAGTCGTCTCGTTAAAGATAAATGTGATTTCCACATTAAGATTCCAATGATTGGACATGTTAATAGTTTAAATGCCTCTGTGGCAGCAAGTCTTATGATGTATGAGGTCTATCGTAAGCGCAATGAGATTGGAGCAGACTCATGA
- a CDS encoding NYN domain-containing protein: MKERHLIIDGYNMIGQSSELSQLSKENLEEAREQLLTAIANYSAVIADEVVCVFDAYEQAGAHSEYTYHGVKVIFTKEKETADSYIERYVYDLYEKHTRHITVVTSDMSEQHAIFGSGAYRISSREMWRDLKESEDSVSKKLEGFNENKPRTRIELSNEILEEFEKLRRGTDE, translated from the coding sequence ATGAAAGAACGCCACTTAATCATTGATGGCTATAACATGATTGGTCAATCTTCAGAGTTGAGTCAACTGTCTAAAGAGAATCTTGAAGAAGCGAGAGAACAACTCCTCACAGCGATTGCTAACTACAGTGCAGTCATAGCAGATGAAGTTGTATGTGTCTTTGATGCTTATGAACAAGCTGGGGCCCATTCAGAATATACGTATCATGGTGTGAAGGTTATATTCACGAAAGAAAAAGAAACAGCTGATAGTTATATCGAACGTTATGTATATGACTTGTACGAGAAACATACGCGACATATTACCGTCGTTACGAGTGACATGAGCGAACAACATGCGATATTTGGCTCAGGTGCCTATCGCATTTCTTCAAGAGAAATGTGGAGAGACTTAAAAGAGAGCGAAGATTCTGTTTCTAAAAAACTGGAAGGTTTCAATGAAAATAAGCCACGGACACGTATAGAACTTTCAAATGAGATATTAGAAGAATTTGAAAAACTCAGACGTGGTACAGACGAATAA
- a CDS encoding sigma-70 family RNA polymerase sigma factor: MAKNNTQDCTSQTTVSNFDIEQIIETVTPAIKQALRNYSIHANDREDLYQEILLKLFRALKKFDFSQPTPFEHYVNRIVKAVKNDYIRKKMAMLHRQDMLVNDFVVSYNYKKSECILENNVISDEMRHQIKALTVSFTQLEQAVITYTLEDYKPQKIAQLLNVKVKVVYNALQRCKMKMKHHLKYHK, translated from the coding sequence ATGGCCAAGAATAACACCCAAGATTGCACTTCACAAACCACTGTTTCAAACTTCGACATTGAACAAATTATAGAAACCGTTACGCCGGCGATTAAACAAGCTTTAAGAAATTATTCAATACATGCAAACGACAGAGAAGATTTATACCAAGAAATATTACTGAAACTCTTTCGTGCATTAAAGAAATTTGACTTTTCGCAACCTACGCCATTTGAACATTACGTTAATCGCATCGTGAAAGCGGTAAAAAATGATTACATTCGTAAGAAAATGGCGATGTTACATCGTCAGGATATGTTAGTCAATGATTTTGTAGTGAGTTATAATTATAAAAAGTCAGAATGTATTTTAGAAAATAATGTCATAAGCGATGAAATGCGACACCAAATTAAAGCACTAACTGTCTCATTTACTCAATTGGAACAGGCAGTGATTACTTACACATTGGAGGATTACAAACCCCAAAAAATTGCACAATTATTGAATGTTAAAGTGAAAGTTGTTTACAATGCACTTCAACGTTGTAAAATGAAAATGAAACATCATTTGAAATATCATAAGTGA
- the rpmG gene encoding 50S ribosomal protein L33, which yields MKKVPLSCDKCGNRNYNVPKHNNQSSRLQLKKYCSRCNEHTLHKESK from the coding sequence ATGAAGAAAGTACCACTAAGCTGTGATAAATGTGGCAATCGAAATTACAATGTTCCGAAGCATAACAATCAATCATCAAGACTTCAATTGAAAAAATATTGTTCGAGATGTAATGAGCATACGCTACATAAAGAATCGAAGTAA
- the secE gene encoding preprotein translocase subunit SecE has product MAKKENFFKGVKSEMEKTSWPTKEELFKYTVIVVATVIFFLVFFYVLDFGITSIIELIK; this is encoded by the coding sequence ATGGCTAAAAAAGAGAATTTCTTTAAAGGCGTTAAGTCAGAAATGGAAAAAACGAGTTGGCCGACGAAAGAGGAATTATTTAAATACACAGTTATTGTTGTGGCTACGGTAATCTTTTTCTTAGTTTTCTTCTATGTCTTAGACTTTGGAATTACAAGTATCATAGAATTAATTAAATAG
- the nusG gene encoding transcription termination/antitermination protein NusG, with the protein MSEEVGEKRWYAVHTYSGYENKVKKNLEKRVETMNMTEQIFRVVIPEEEETQVKEGKAKTLTKKTFPGYVLVELIMTDQSWYIVRNTPGVTGFVGSAGAGSKPNPLLPEEARFILKQMGMKEKTVDVHIDIGEQVVIKSGPFANQVGEVQEIDVDKFKLTVLVDMFGRETPVEVEFDQIEKL; encoded by the coding sequence ATGTCTGAGGAAGTTGGCGAAAAACGTTGGTATGCTGTGCATACTTATTCTGGTTATGAAAATAAAGTAAAGAAAAATTTAGAAAAACGTGTTGAGACGATGAATATGACAGAACAAATTTTCAGAGTTGTAATACCTGAAGAAGAGGAAACGCAAGTTAAAGAAGGTAAAGCCAAGACTTTAACTAAAAAGACGTTCCCAGGTTATGTATTAGTAGAGCTAATCATGACTGATCAATCATGGTATATTGTAAGAAATACACCAGGTGTTACAGGGTTTGTTGGCTCAGCAGGTGCAGGATCTAAACCGAACCCATTACTTCCAGAAGAAGCGCGTTTTATACTAAAACAAATGGGCATGAAAGAAAAAACAGTGGACGTACATATTGATATTGGTGAACAAGTTGTTATCAAATCAGGTCCATTTGCAAACCAAGTTGGAGAAGTACAAGAAATCGATGTGGATAAATTTAAACTCACAGTTCTTGTAGACATGTTCGGAAGAGAAACACCAGTCGAAGTAGAATTCGATCAAATTGAAAAACTATAA
- the rplK gene encoding 50S ribosomal protein L11 — protein sequence MAKKVEKVVKLQIPAGKANPAPPVGPALGQAGVNIMGFCKEFNARTQEDAGLIIPVEISVYEDRSFTFVTKTPPAPVLLKKAAGIEKGSGEPNKTKVATVSKDQVREIANQKMKDLNAADEEAAMRIVEGTARSMGITVE from the coding sequence GTGGCTAAAAAAGTAGAAAAAGTAGTTAAATTACAAATTCCTGCAGGTAAAGCGAACCCAGCACCACCAGTTGGTCCAGCATTAGGTCAAGCAGGTGTGAATATCATGGGATTCTGTAAGGAATTCAACGCACGTACACAAGAGGATGCAGGTTTAATCATTCCAGTAGAAATCAGTGTTTATGAAGATCGTTCATTTACATTTGTTACTAAGACACCACCTGCGCCAGTATTACTTAAAAAAGCAGCAGGCATTGAAAAAGGTTCAGGTGAACCTAACAAGACTAAAGTTGCTACAGTAAGTAAAGATCAAGTACGCGAAATTGCTAACCAAAAGATGAAAGACTTAAACGCTGCTGACGAAGAAGCAGCTATGCGTATCGTTGAAGGTACAGCACGCAGCATGGGTATTACAGTAGAATAA
- the rplA gene encoding 50S ribosomal protein L1 — protein sequence MAKKSKRYQEAASKIDRQKYYSVEEAVELAKETSIANFDASVEVAFRLGIDTRKNDQQIRGAMVLPNGTGKSQSVLVFAKGDKATEAEEAGADFVGEGEYVEKIKQGWFDFDVVVATPDMMGEVGKLGRVLGPKGLMPNPKTGTVTMDVKKAVEEIKAGKVEYRAEKSGIVHASIGKTSFDTDKLIENFRALQDVLEKAKPSSSKGIYFRSVNITTTMGPGVKVDVSSF from the coding sequence ATGGCTAAAAAAAGCAAAAGATATCAAGAAGCAGCTAGCAAAATCGACCGCCAAAAATACTACAGTGTTGAAGAAGCAGTTGAGCTAGCTAAAGAAACAAGTATCGCAAACTTTGACGCTTCTGTTGAAGTAGCCTTCCGTTTAGGCATTGATACTCGTAAAAATGATCAACAAATCCGTGGAGCAATGGTGCTTCCAAACGGTACAGGTAAATCACAAAGTGTATTAGTATTCGCAAAAGGTGACAAAGCTACTGAAGCTGAAGAAGCAGGTGCAGACTTTGTTGGCGAAGGCGAATACGTTGAAAAAATCAAACAAGGTTGGTTTGACTTCGACGTAGTTGTAGCAACACCAGACATGATGGGCGAAGTTGGTAAACTTGGTCGTGTATTAGGACCTAAAGGTTTAATGCCAAACCCTAAAACTGGAACAGTTACAATGGACGTTAAAAAAGCTGTTGAAGAAATCAAAGCAGGTAAAGTAGAATACCGCGCTGAAAAATCAGGTATCGTTCACGCATCAATCGGTAAAACATCATTCGATACTGATAAACTTATTGAAAACTTCAGAGCTTTACAAGATGTATTAGAAAAAGCTAAACCTTCATCATCAAAAGGTATTTACTTCAGATCAGTAAACATCACGACTACTATGGGTCCTGGTGTAAAAGTTGACGTTTCATCTTTCTAA
- the rplJ gene encoding 50S ribosomal protein L10 → MSAIIEAKKQQVDTIADQLKNSVSTVIVNYRGLSVAEVTELRSQLREAGVEYKVYKNTMVRRAAEKAEIEGLDEFLVGPTAVATSTDDVVAPAKVLAGFAKEHEALEIKVGIMDGSVISAEEVNTVGTLPSHEGLVSMLLSVLQAPVRNFAYAVKAVGEDKENNEESAE, encoded by the coding sequence ATGTCTGCAATCATCGAAGCAAAGAAACAACAAGTTGATACAATCGCTGATCAACTTAAAAATTCAGTATCTACAGTAATTGTTAACTACCGTGGTCTTAGCGTTGCTGAAGTAACTGAATTACGTTCACAATTACGTGAAGCTGGCGTTGAATACAAAGTGTACAAAAACACTATGGTACGTCGTGCAGCAGAAAAAGCTGAAATCGAAGGCTTAGATGAATTCTTAGTAGGTCCTACAGCAGTAGCAACTTCAACTGATGACGTTGTTGCTCCAGCAAAAGTACTTGCAGGATTCGCTAAAGAACACGAAGCATTAGAAATCAAAGTTGGTATCATGGATGGTTCAGTAATCTCAGCAGAAGAAGTTAACACTGTTGGTACATTACCATCACACGAAGGACTTGTATCAATGCTATTATCTGTATTACAAGCTCCAGTACGTAACTTCGCATATGCCGTTAAAGCTGTTGGAGAAGACAAAGAAAATAACGAAGAAAGCGCTGAGTAA
- the rplL gene encoding 50S ribosomal protein L7/L12, which produces MANQEQIIEAIKEMSVLELNDLVKAIEEEFGVTAAAPVAAAGAAGGDDAAEKTEFDVELTSAGSSKIKVVKAVKEATGLGLKDAKELVDGAPKVIKEALAKDEAEKLKEQLEEVGASVELK; this is translated from the coding sequence ATGGCTAATCAAGAACAAATTATTGAAGCAATTAAAGAAATGTCAGTATTAGAATTAAACGATTTAGTAAAAGCAATTGAAGAAGAATTTGGTGTAACTGCAGCAGCTCCAGTAGCAGCAGCAGGTGCAGCAGGCGGAGACGACGCTGCAGAAAAAACTGAATTCGACGTAGAATTAACTTCAGCTGGTTCTTCTAAGATCAAAGTTGTTAAAGCTGTTAAAGAAGCAACTGGTTTAGGTCTTAAAGACGCTAAAGAATTAGTAGACGGAGCTCCTAAAGTAATCAAAGAAGCTCTTGCTAAAGACGAAGCTGAAAAACTTAAAGAACAATTAGAAGAAGTAGGCGCTTCAGTAGAATTAAAATAA
- a CDS encoding class I SAM-dependent methyltransferase, with amino-acid sequence MSHYYDKDPDVKSDVELFTYSYENHDIALKTDAGVFSKGKIDYGSDLLVNVFLQQHKSDTAKNIIDVGCGYGPIGLMIAKVAPQHDVNMVDVNHRALSLAETNKQKNKLENVTIKESDGLSQVSNAYYDCIVTNPPIRAGKSVVHSILEDAFDKLKHEGMLYVVIQKKQGMPSAKKKMEETFSNVEVLEKSKGYYILRSVKG; translated from the coding sequence ATGAGTCACTATTATGATAAAGATCCAGATGTAAAAAGTGATGTTGAACTTTTTACATATTCATATGAAAACCATGATATCGCATTAAAGACAGATGCCGGTGTGTTTTCTAAAGGTAAAATCGATTACGGATCAGACTTACTCGTTAACGTATTTCTTCAACAACATAAGTCGGATACCGCGAAAAATATTATCGATGTTGGTTGTGGATATGGTCCAATTGGATTAATGATTGCTAAAGTAGCACCACAACACGACGTAAACATGGTTGACGTAAATCACCGTGCATTATCATTAGCAGAAACGAATAAGCAAAAGAACAAACTCGAAAATGTTACCATTAAAGAAAGTGATGGATTATCACAAGTTTCAAATGCATACTATGATTGCATAGTGACGAATCCGCCTATTAGAGCGGGTAAATCAGTCGTACATAGCATACTAGAAGATGCATTTGATAAATTAAAGCATGAAGGTATGCTCTACGTTGTTATACAAAAGAAACAAGGTATGCCATCAGCGAAGAAAAAAATGGAAGAAACATTTAGCAATGTCGAAGTATTAGAAAAAAGTAAAGGCTATTACATTTTAAGAAGTGTAAAAGGTTGA